In Spirochaetota bacterium, one genomic interval encodes:
- a CDS encoding MBL fold metallo-hydrolase, with protein MMLKVIILGSGACVPNKRRGSPGIVVNSNEQNFLIDSSSGTLYRMAKAGLDFKSIDCLLYTHSHPDHTIDIVPFLFALNYTPGYKREEMLEIVGPDGFVHFYNKLKLIYPWIEPRDYSINISEVANSAFAIDDIFIQSVLVEHGGLPSVAYRLTNGEESMVFSGDTAFCDGLVQLSKHTDLLILESSFPSAEHKVGDHLTASEAGKIADMADVKNLVLTHFYPICDNYDMQSICAKEFKGNIIISEDFVEIEVSEGIVTSRIADSS; from the coding sequence ATGATGCTAAAGGTAATTATTCTTGGATCAGGAGCATGCGTTCCGAATAAAAGGCGTGGCTCTCCTGGAATTGTTGTAAATTCCAATGAACAAAACTTTCTAATTGATAGCAGCAGTGGAACACTTTATAGAATGGCAAAGGCTGGTCTTGATTTTAAGTCTATAGATTGTCTGCTTTACACACATAGTCATCCTGATCATACCATTGATATTGTCCCCTTTCTCTTTGCATTAAACTACACACCCGGTTACAAAAGGGAGGAAATGCTTGAGATAGTTGGCCCAGATGGATTTGTGCATTTTTATAATAAGCTTAAACTAATCTATCCCTGGATTGAGCCTAGGGATTATTCAATTAACATCTCTGAGGTGGCGAATTCTGCCTTTGCAATAGACGATATCTTTATTCAATCAGTGCTTGTTGAGCATGGAGGGTTGCCAAGCGTGGCATATAGATTAACCAATGGAGAAGAGTCAATGGTATTCTCAGGAGACACCGCTTTTTGCGATGGATTGGTTCAGCTATCAAAACACACTGATCTGCTAATACTTGAGTCTTCATTCCCGAGCGCAGAACATAAGGTGGGAGACCATTTAACTGCCAGTGAGGCTGGAAAAATCGCTGACATGGCTGATGTTAAAAATTTAGTATTAACACACTTCTATCCAATATGCGATAATTATGATATGCAATCGATATGCGCAAAAGAATTTAAGGGCAACATAATAATATCAGAGGATTTTGTAGAGATAGAGGTATCTGAAGGCATTGTTACATCGAGAATCGCTGATTCTTCATAA
- a CDS encoding TRAP transporter substrate-binding protein has protein sequence MNSLMGRASLWSIVFVIIFAFISLSTCSKQEEKVSEIKICSQMPIGHHISKAIDIFCDKANRKSNGHLVFKNFPGGQLMKDSEVPHAISTGTIEMAQTFLPWWKGIVPRVNPYSARIYDNRDHNLRVIRGPLLQYQSRLMEEKGMCKIIAPILYNSSGGYILTKPVRRVGDMKGMKIRIPSKSSAAEVRSLGGAPVVMSSADVYMALQRGTIDGAVSGITSFYDRKWHEVAKHLLILRVAMADFHIVANVKWWNNLAADLQQIIIDAARDATEYCDMQVYNKEEEAFIKLKEKGVQINQISHKEYNTSWKPIIEPALRSAALKEFGERLINQYDRWIEETKSE, from the coding sequence ATGAATAGTCTAATGGGAAGGGCATCTCTCTGGAGCATAGTATTTGTAATAATTTTTGCATTTATAAGCCTTTCAACCTGCTCTAAGCAGGAAGAGAAAGTGAGTGAAATAAAGATTTGCAGTCAGATGCCAATAGGTCATCATATATCAAAGGCGATTGATATATTCTGTGATAAAGCAAATCGGAAAAGTAACGGCCATCTTGTATTTAAAAACTTCCCTGGCGGTCAACTCATGAAGGACTCAGAGGTTCCTCATGCTATTTCCACTGGCACCATTGAAATGGCTCAAACCTTCCTCCCCTGGTGGAAGGGCATTGTTCCCAGAGTAAATCCTTATTCTGCAAGAATCTACGACAATAGAGACCATAACCTCCGTGTCATAAGAGGCCCCTTGCTTCAATATCAGTCAAGATTGATGGAAGAAAAGGGAATGTGCAAGATCATTGCGCCCATCCTTTACAACTCCAGCGGTGGTTACATCCTCACAAAGCCAGTAAGAAGGGTTGGAGATATGAAGGGAATGAAGATCAGGATTCCTTCAAAATCTTCAGCAGCGGAAGTGCGATCATTGGGAGGAGCACCAGTGGTTATGAGTTCTGCTGATGTATATATGGCGCTTCAGCGAGGAACAATTGATGGAGCGGTCTCTGGAATCACTAGCTTCTATGATCGAAAGTGGCACGAGGTGGCTAAGCATCTCCTCATATTGAGGGTAGCTATGGCCGATTTTCACATTGTCGCAAATGTGAAATGGTGGAATAACCTGGCTGCTGATTTACAGCAAATTATAATAGATGCAGCTAGAGACGCTACAGAATACTGTGATATGCAGGTTTACAATAAAGAAGAAGAAGCTTTTATTAAACTCAAGGAGAAGGGGGTCCAAATTAATCAAATCTCCCATAAAGAGTACAACACCAGTTGGAAGCCAATAATAGAACCAGCATTGAGAAGCGCTGCGTTAAAAGAGTTTGGAGAAAGGCTTATAAATCAGTACGATCGCTGGATAGAAGAAACAAAATCTGAATAA
- a CDS encoding glycine betaine ABC transporter substrate-binding protein, with protein sequence MFYKGILLQKTFPALFMLLTVAIGCFGSGSNNSKTISIGSKSFTEQYIVANIITLLLEDKGFRVNEKFGAGSMITRMGLLTGQIDLYPEYTGTAWLLYLSHKDKINNPERLFEYVKDEDLEKNRIMWIHKTEVNNTYALAIRKKDTKKFGSSLSSLSNYLYDTTVPVIFGVSHEFYERPDGFKEMAKVYGLKIEETNIKTMEIGLTFESISREQIDVAMVFSTDGKLKKYNLTLLEDDKRFFPQYNLCLSINEKVLIKYPEIKGILKPIVTHLNNNVMQELNYQVDVMGKPSKLVADNFLKDNNLLK encoded by the coding sequence TTGTTTTACAAAGGGATTTTACTACAAAAAACATTTCCTGCTTTATTTATGCTGCTAACTGTTGCTATTGGCTGTTTTGGATCAGGATCGAATAATAGCAAAACGATATCGATTGGTTCCAAGAGTTTTACTGAGCAGTACATAGTCGCTAATATCATTACCCTTCTCCTTGAGGATAAAGGATTTAGGGTTAATGAAAAATTTGGCGCTGGCAGCATGATAACCAGGATGGGATTGCTTACAGGCCAGATCGACCTCTATCCTGAATATACTGGGACAGCATGGCTTCTATACCTATCCCATAAGGATAAGATCAATAATCCTGAAAGGCTTTTTGAATACGTAAAAGATGAGGATTTAGAGAAAAACAGGATAATGTGGATACATAAGACAGAGGTGAACAATACCTACGCCCTAGCAATACGAAAGAAGGATACAAAAAAATTCGGAAGTAGCCTCTCCTCTCTTTCAAATTATCTATATGACACAACCGTGCCAGTAATTTTTGGAGTATCTCACGAGTTTTACGAGCGTCCTGATGGATTCAAAGAGATGGCTAAGGTATATGGACTTAAAATCGAGGAGACAAATATTAAGACAATGGAGATAGGACTTACCTTTGAATCTATTAGCAGGGAACAGATTGATGTTGCTATGGTCTTTTCAACTGATGGAAAATTAAAGAAATATAATCTAACACTGCTTGAGGATGATAAGAGGTTTTTCCCTCAATATAATCTTTGCCTCTCCATAAATGAGAAGGTGTTGATTAAATATCCAGAGATTAAAGGGATACTTAAACCTATTGTAACTCATCTTAACAATAACGTGATGCAGGAGTTGAATTACCAGGTTGATGTTATGGGAAAACCCTCAAAATTAGTTGCTGATAATTTTCTGAAAGACAATAATTTACTGAAATAA
- a CDS encoding ABC transporter permease, whose protein sequence is MTIIMYSLPISVIIGISLGFYISIRPQIEKAVITITSIIMTIPSLALFGIMVVILAPLKLGIGITPAVVAIILYSLLPITRNTYTALSEVSPEIIEAAKGMGLTEKQILFRIKAPLSIPIILAGIRNAMVLGVSIATFAFLVAAGGLGYFIFSGINRSNLLMITSGALLVSLLGIGINYLLLKIEYLITPTGMRDNIGELN, encoded by the coding sequence TTGACGATTATAATGTACAGCCTTCCAATTTCAGTAATTATTGGCATATCTTTGGGCTTTTACATCTCTATAAGGCCGCAAATTGAAAAAGCTGTTATAACAATAACCAGCATAATAATGACTATACCCAGCCTTGCTCTATTTGGAATTATGGTTGTAATCCTAGCACCCCTTAAACTCGGTATAGGCATCACCCCTGCTGTAGTAGCTATAATTTTATACTCTCTGCTTCCCATTACAAGGAATACATATACAGCATTAAGTGAAGTAAGCCCAGAAATCATAGAGGCCGCAAAAGGCATGGGCCTAACAGAGAAGCAGATACTCTTTAGGATAAAGGCGCCACTCTCAATCCCAATAATTCTTGCTGGTATTAGAAATGCAATGGTGTTAGGTGTAAGCATAGCCACCTTTGCTTTTCTTGTCGCAGCAGGCGGATTAGGGTATTTCATTTTTTCAGGGATAAACAGATCCAACCTCCTGATGATCACCTCAGGGGCATTATTAGTTTCCCTTTTAGGTATTGGAATAAATTATCTATTATTGAAAATTGAGTATCTGATCACGCCAACGGGGATGAGGGACAATATAGGAGAATTAAACTGA
- a CDS encoding NAD(P)/FAD-dependent oxidoreductase has product MTKRRVVVIGGGAAGLMAAGRAAEAGAKILLLEKMKHPGCKLCITGKGRCNITNIAEYQDFIAHFGKTGTFLHQAFSQFFNIELMSHFNNLGLELVVERGGRVFPASGKSSDVLKVLLQWLERCRVQIQPFSSVVQLLISGGRVTGVISQGRKILCDSVILATGGVSYPNTGSTGDGYCLAISAGHSIVPLRPALVPLETFGNVSKRMAGLNLRNIHVCMLINGKKYREAFGELLFTEFGVAGPVVLSLSGDAVDSMRKGKKVIFSIDLKPALDDKKLDARLLQDLLSRGNENVSSVLRGLLPGKMVPVCLDLTGIPPDRLASNITSKERRDLRRWLKNFQLEIIRHRPITEAIVTAGGIDTREVNPRTMESLKTRGLFIAGELLNINADTGGYNLQAAFSTGWLAGYSAAIAE; this is encoded by the coding sequence ATGACCAAGCGGAGAGTAGTAGTAATTGGCGGTGGAGCCGCTGGATTGATGGCTGCGGGACGAGCTGCTGAAGCTGGAGCAAAAATCCTCTTACTCGAGAAGATGAAACATCCGGGTTGCAAGCTCTGTATTACAGGCAAGGGTCGATGCAATATAACAAATATTGCAGAATATCAGGATTTTATAGCCCATTTCGGTAAGACTGGAACCTTTCTTCACCAGGCTTTCTCGCAGTTTTTTAATATTGAGCTTATGAGCCATTTCAATAATCTGGGGCTTGAATTAGTAGTGGAAAGGGGGGGGCGCGTCTTTCCTGCAAGCGGTAAATCGTCAGATGTTCTGAAAGTTCTCCTTCAATGGCTTGAACGTTGTCGTGTGCAGATTCAACCCTTTTCTTCAGTTGTCCAGCTTTTAATTAGCGGCGGACGTGTCACTGGTGTGATATCCCAAGGCAGAAAGATTCTGTGTGATTCTGTAATACTGGCCACTGGTGGCGTTTCCTATCCAAATACTGGATCAACAGGCGACGGTTACTGCCTAGCCATTTCCGCTGGCCATAGTATTGTGCCTCTGCGCCCAGCCCTTGTGCCGCTGGAAACATTTGGTAATGTATCGAAAAGAATGGCAGGGCTAAATCTTCGCAACATCCATGTTTGCATGCTTATTAACGGTAAAAAATACAGGGAAGCATTCGGAGAACTCCTTTTCACTGAATTTGGTGTTGCTGGCCCCGTTGTCCTCTCCCTTAGCGGTGACGCCGTAGACTCTATGCGAAAAGGCAAAAAAGTAATATTTTCTATAGACCTCAAGCCTGCGTTAGACGATAAAAAGCTCGATGCCAGGCTACTTCAAGATTTATTATCGCGTGGCAATGAAAATGTAAGCAGTGTTTTGAGGGGATTACTCCCAGGCAAGATGGTGCCGGTCTGTCTTGATCTTACCGGGATCCCACCTGATCGTTTAGCAAGCAATATCACGTCAAAGGAACGTAGGGATCTGCGAAGATGGCTAAAGAACTTCCAATTGGAAATAATCAGGCATCGTCCGATCACTGAGGCGATTGTTACTGCTGGAGGCATAGACACTCGAGAGGTAAACCCTAGAACCATGGAATCACTCAAAACAAGGGGGCTCTTCATCGCGGGGGAGCTTCTTAATATCAATGCTGACACGGGCGGGTACAATCTTCAGGCTGCATTCTCAACTGGATGGCTTGCAGGATATTCCGCAGCCATTGCAGAATAA
- a CDS encoding ABC transporter permease produces the protein MNFISYIIDNRHKVAILSLQHINLFMISIIIAIVIGMIISILITRPGKERMGTLIMSITGAAQAIPSIAIIALAFIFVGIGAFPSIIALVVYSLVPIVFNATSGFLSVPNDIIEAAKGTGFTDKQILFRIKMPISMPVIVAGIRSAATINIGTATVASFIGGGGLGDLIFMGLKLYRSDIIIAGSIIVALMAVIIDFILRMIEDLIIPKKIGVIKGNINVIG, from the coding sequence GTGAACTTCATATCATATATTATTGATAATAGGCATAAAGTAGCTATTCTGTCCCTTCAGCATATCAATCTCTTTATGATTTCGATCATAATTGCCATTGTTATTGGAATGATTATATCAATATTGATAACACGACCGGGCAAGGAGAGGATGGGCACATTGATTATGTCTATCACAGGGGCCGCTCAAGCAATTCCGTCAATAGCAATTATTGCTCTGGCTTTTATTTTTGTTGGAATAGGCGCTTTCCCATCGATTATAGCTCTAGTTGTTTACAGCCTTGTGCCTATTGTATTTAATGCTACATCTGGATTTCTTTCAGTTCCCAATGATATAATTGAAGCGGCAAAGGGGACAGGATTTACTGATAAACAGATATTATTTAGAATAAAAATGCCAATTTCTATGCCAGTAATTGTCGCAGGAATTCGAAGCGCTGCAACAATAAATATCGGTACTGCCACAGTAGCATCTTTTATAGGGGGTGGAGGTCTGGGTGATTTAATATTCATGGGGCTAAAGCTATACAGATCTGATATAATAATTGCTGGTTCAATCATAGTTGCATTGATGGCTGTTATAATCGATTTTATATTACGGATGATTGAGGATTTAATTATTCCAAAGAAAATTGGTGTTATTAAGGGGAACATCAATGTAATAGGATAG
- a CDS encoding sulfite exporter TauE/SafE family protein — MSQELLILIVTALSIGFFHTLLGPDHYIPFIMMARARRWSLSKTSWITFLCGLGHIGSSILLGFIGIIFGMAVSKLEAFESFRGNIAAWLLIIFGLLYFIWGLQKAYKNKPHKHLHSHGDGDIHEHTHIHSEEHVHVHDENKAHNLTPWILFTIFLFGPCEPLIPILMYPAAKSNIFDLIIVTSVFGGVTIITMMSIVLFSCFGINFFPIGKLERYAHPIAGFSIFLCGMGIQFLGL; from the coding sequence ATGAGTCAAGAATTATTGATACTGATTGTTACAGCCTTATCTATAGGATTTTTCCACACCCTACTGGGACCAGATCATTATATCCCCTTTATCATGATGGCTCGAGCTAGAAGATGGTCATTATCAAAGACTAGTTGGATAACGTTTTTATGTGGATTAGGTCATATTGGTAGTTCAATTTTATTGGGTTTCATTGGGATTATCTTTGGCATGGCTGTATCAAAATTGGAAGCCTTTGAATCCTTTCGAGGAAATATAGCAGCCTGGCTATTAATCATATTTGGATTATTATATTTCATATGGGGTTTACAGAAAGCCTATAAGAACAAACCGCATAAGCATCTGCATTCTCATGGAGATGGAGATATTCACGAACATACACATATCCATTCAGAGGAACATGTGCATGTGCATGATGAGAACAAGGCTCACAACTTGACACCCTGGATACTCTTCACAATCTTTCTTTTCGGCCCTTGCGAACCATTGATACCAATATTGATGTATCCAGCGGCCAAGAGCAATATATTTGACTTGATCATAGTTACATCCGTTTTTGGAGGTGTTACCATCATTACAATGATGAGCATTGTACTATTTTCATGTTTTGGTATAAATTTTTTTCCAATTGGTAAGTTAGAAAGGTATGCACATCCAATAGCAGGATTTTCAATATTCCTATGCGGGATGGGGATCCAATTTTTGGGACTATAA
- a CDS encoding enoyl-CoA hydratase/isomerase family protein has translation MPGDPVLVEVKDRIGQITLNRPENRNSMDYEVLPAFREAIFNLKSDRDLRCVIITGSGKSFCSGADFKSSMSVENDKRMPQEVVMDFYRPFLDIQEFEIPTIAAMNGHAIGGGFGLALICDIRIANKNSKYGANFTRLGLHSGMAISYMLPRIVGLPVANELLYTGRLINGDEAANIGLANYSMEDNKVLDKSWELAREIEACAPAAVRMIKSSIYRGLDWNPTKAAEYESHCQSRTFEMEDAKEGIRALLEKRSPNFQGQ, from the coding sequence ATGCCAGGAGATCCGGTTTTAGTTGAAGTGAAGGATAGGATTGGTCAAATTACACTTAACCGACCAGAAAATCGTAATAGTATGGATTACGAGGTTTTGCCTGCATTTCGCGAGGCAATATTTAATCTGAAAAGTGATAGGGATCTTCGCTGTGTGATAATCACAGGCAGCGGAAAATCATTTTGTTCAGGCGCTGATTTTAAGAGCAGTATGAGTGTTGAGAATGATAAACGTATGCCACAAGAGGTTGTGATGGATTTTTACAGACCATTCCTTGATATTCAGGAGTTTGAAATACCAACGATTGCTGCCATGAATGGACATGCCATTGGAGGCGGATTCGGGCTTGCACTCATTTGTGATATTCGAATAGCAAATAAGAATTCAAAGTACGGCGCAAATTTTACTCGTCTTGGACTTCACTCAGGTATGGCAATCTCCTATATGCTTCCCAGGATTGTAGGACTGCCTGTAGCCAATGAGTTATTGTATACAGGTAGATTGATAAATGGTGATGAGGCTGCTAATATAGGATTGGCTAATTACTCCATGGAGGATAATAAGGTCTTGGATAAATCCTGGGAACTGGCAAGGGAAATTGAAGCCTGCGCGCCTGCGGCTGTTAGAATGATAAAAAGCTCTATCTATCGCGGTCTTGATTGGAATCCAACTAAAGCTGCGGAATACGAGTCTCATTGCCAATCGCGAACCTTCGAAATGGAGGATGCAAAGGAGGGAATTAGGGCCCTGCTTGAGAAAAGGAGTCCGAATTTTCAGGGTCAATAA
- a CDS encoding TRAP transporter large permease subunit, which translates to MKNAKRILDKTSDLLAAGTGLTAGILLLLIILIVVYEIISRRLFNSPTIWSIELVVIFLVWFCLMTLGFCQKEKRHVRVDILISYFSEKTTAYWNIVTLSITLLFTILLIYYSWDGFWHSLITEERFPSVWEPYIWPMKLALPVGCILLIIQLITDIVSNIYMIKFELLKNGDRWFDKSYLLIILFFILLGYSAFLLTSSPISGLILMLLLLLFAGVPVFATLGLIGMYGLYYHYGGSLALTQVPEILYGTLGNFSLAALPLFILTGFVLQMSGAGEELYDLFAKWMGRLPGGLGLATIFSCAFFAAISISSVATVATIGLIALPSLLKRSYSHSFSYGLIGSGATLGIMIPPSATMILYAAVTEESMGRLLIAGLIPGLMMVTLFGIYSVIFCKRSGTYEKEQAWSWDERWKAMRDAVWVLLVPIIITAGIFTGVFTVLECGGIASVYTIVMVIIRRKIGLRDIPRMLRECGGNAGFIIIIIAGALTMGRFLTLLQIPQQAMTFVNDVNFAPWMVISFIMIMFIVLGLFLEVASVMMITLPVIYPIIIGLGYDGVWFAVLMTLNMEMALLTPPVGLNLFVIQGIARAPLGTIIKGTAPFFLIMVLGMLIIYFFPQISLWLPNLMIN; encoded by the coding sequence ATGAAAAATGCGAAGCGAATACTCGATAAGACATCAGATTTATTAGCCGCTGGAACGGGTTTAACTGCTGGGATCTTGCTTTTATTGATAATACTAATAGTAGTATACGAAATTATTTCACGAAGACTCTTTAACTCCCCGACGATTTGGTCAATAGAGCTTGTTGTCATTTTTCTTGTATGGTTTTGCCTTATGACATTGGGATTCTGTCAGAAGGAGAAGAGGCATGTCCGAGTTGATATTCTAATCTCATACTTCTCTGAAAAGACTACAGCCTATTGGAACATAGTCACCCTAAGCATCACCCTTTTATTTACTATATTATTGATTTATTATTCCTGGGATGGATTCTGGCATTCTCTGATAACTGAAGAAAGGTTCCCCAGTGTTTGGGAGCCTTACATATGGCCGATGAAGCTCGCTCTCCCTGTTGGCTGCATACTTTTAATCATCCAACTAATTACTGACATAGTCTCTAACATTTATATGATAAAATTTGAACTTTTAAAGAATGGTGACAGGTGGTTTGATAAATCATATCTGCTGATTATTCTTTTTTTTATCCTTTTGGGATACTCAGCTTTCCTTCTCACCTCTAGTCCTATATCAGGATTGATCCTAATGTTATTACTCCTACTCTTTGCCGGCGTGCCTGTATTCGCGACACTGGGACTGATTGGCATGTATGGGCTTTATTATCACTATGGAGGTAGCTTAGCGCTTACACAGGTGCCTGAGATACTATACGGCACTCTAGGAAATTTTTCCCTGGCAGCGCTTCCCTTGTTTATTCTAACGGGTTTTGTGCTTCAAATGTCAGGTGCTGGTGAAGAGTTATATGATCTTTTTGCTAAATGGATGGGCCGCCTACCTGGGGGCTTGGGCCTTGCCACTATATTTTCCTGTGCCTTTTTTGCCGCAATCTCCATATCTAGCGTGGCAACGGTTGCTACAATCGGCCTTATTGCCCTCCCTTCACTATTAAAGAGAAGCTATAGCCATTCCTTCTCCTATGGACTCATAGGTTCTGGAGCGACACTGGGAATAATGATACCCCCTTCAGCCACAATGATCCTGTATGCTGCAGTAACCGAGGAGTCGATGGGCAGGTTGTTGATAGCTGGTTTGATTCCTGGCCTGATGATGGTGACGTTATTCGGCATCTACTCTGTCATTTTTTGCAAGAGATCCGGAACTTATGAAAAGGAGCAGGCCTGGTCATGGGATGAGAGATGGAAGGCAATGAGAGATGCTGTATGGGTGTTGCTGGTTCCGATAATAATTACAGCTGGCATTTTCACAGGTGTCTTCACGGTTCTTGAATGCGGTGGGATTGCATCTGTTTATACAATAGTGATGGTTATAATTAGACGAAAAATCGGACTCCGTGATATACCACGCATGTTGAGAGAATGTGGAGGAAATGCAGGTTTTATTATAATCATCATAGCAGGAGCCTTGACTATGGGCCGCTTCCTCACGCTTCTCCAGATCCCTCAACAGGCGATGACCTTTGTGAACGATGTGAATTTTGCTCCATGGATGGTAATCTCTTTTATTATGATAATGTTTATTGTACTCGGTCTATTTCTTGAGGTCGCCTCTGTAATGATGATTACATTGCCGGTAATCTATCCGATTATTATTGGTCTCGGATATGATGGTGTTTGGTTTGCCGTGCTGATGACCCTAAACATGGAGATGGCACTCCTCACACCGCCTGTTGGACTTAACCTCTTTGTAATTCAGGGAATTGCGAGGGCCCCGCTTGGAACCATCATAAAGGGAACCGCGCCATTCTTTCTTATTATGGTCTTAGGTATGTTGATCATCTATTTCTTCCCGCAGATAAGCCTTTGGCTGCCAAATTTAATGATTAATTAG
- a CDS encoding DUF5329 domain-containing protein — protein MQLEIDHLMEYIQNSGCMFIRNGTEHNPEQAVNHISKKYMYYNKRITTTEEFIDFCASKSTLSHKSYKINCPGQPVIESKVWLLNELKIFRNQ, from the coding sequence ATGCAATTAGAAATTGATCATTTGATGGAATATATACAAAATTCTGGATGCATGTTTATTCGTAATGGTACTGAGCACAATCCTGAACAAGCTGTTAATCATATTTCAAAAAAATATATGTATTATAATAAGAGAATTACTACAACAGAGGAGTTTATCGACTTCTGTGCTTCGAAAAGCACCTTGAGTCATAAGTCATATAAAATTAATTGCCCGGGACAACCTGTCATTGAAAGCAAAGTTTGGCTTTTAAATGAGCTAAAAATATTTAGAAATCAATAG
- a CDS encoding ABC transporter ATP-binding protein: protein MIQFRNIYKEFNAIAAVNNLNITFERGTISMIIGPSGCGKTTTLKMINRLIEPERGEIKLNERSIYEYNAVELRRRIGYVIQETGLFPHYSVYQNIAVVPRLLKWDKPKIDEKVLELLDLVTLDESFCKKYPSQLSGGEKQRVGLARALAADPELLLMDEPFGSIDPINRLTLQDVLLEIQEVLQKTIIFVTHDINEAIKLGDRIAIMNKGSLVQYGTPEEIIMNPTNEFVESLLGHDRNVKALTLKKTKELTTTDGYLTVKANVSEEVINQKFDMESMNIAFIVNETSVLMGRIRRERRGDFYALTKDTDPVYIEKNSNLNETLSKMLGSGEKMLPVVNNKKQMLGVITLSNLFEEMSKEMESRGT from the coding sequence ATGATACAATTCCGGAATATATATAAAGAGTTCAATGCTATTGCAGCTGTGAATAATCTGAATATTACCTTTGAGCGAGGTACAATCTCAATGATCATTGGCCCATCCGGATGCGGCAAAACAACGACCTTAAAAATGATAAACAGGCTCATTGAGCCAGAGAGGGGTGAAATAAAGTTAAATGAGAGATCGATCTACGAATACAATGCCGTTGAACTGAGACGCCGTATCGGATATGTAATTCAGGAAACTGGACTCTTCCCTCATTATAGTGTATATCAAAATATTGCAGTGGTGCCGAGGCTCCTTAAATGGGATAAACCTAAAATCGATGAGAAAGTGTTAGAACTCCTGGATCTTGTAACCCTGGATGAGAGCTTCTGTAAGAAGTATCCTTCTCAGCTATCTGGTGGAGAAAAACAGAGGGTAGGATTGGCAAGAGCCCTTGCTGCTGATCCGGAGCTGCTGTTGATGGATGAACCATTTGGTTCAATAGATCCCATTAACAGGCTTACACTTCAAGATGTGCTATTAGAGATTCAGGAGGTGCTTCAAAAGACAATTATCTTTGTAACCCATGATATAAATGAGGCGATAAAATTAGGGGATAGAATTGCTATTATGAACAAGGGTTCACTGGTTCAGTATGGAACTCCTGAAGAGATTATTATGAATCCCACAAATGAATTTGTAGAATCCCTTTTAGGGCACGACAGGAACGTAAAAGCGCTGACGCTGAAAAAGACTAAGGAACTAACTACTACTGATGGCTACCTAACAGTAAAAGCAAATGTATCAGAGGAAGTTATTAATCAAAAGTTTGACATGGAATCAATGAATATAGCCTTCATTGTAAATGAGACGAGTGTGCTAATGGGACGCATACGTAGAGAAAGACGAGGGGATTTTTATGCGCTGACTAAGGACACTGACCCTGTGTATATTGAAAAGAATTCGAACCTGAATGAAACACTATCCAAGATGCTGGGTTCAGGCGAGAAGATGCTTCCTGTGGTAAACAACAAAAAGCAAATGCTTGGGGTAATTACATTGAGCAACCTCTTTGAAGAAATGAGTAAAGAAATGGAAAGTAGAGGCACATGA